From Weissella confusa, a single genomic window includes:
- a CDS encoding dUTP diphosphatase: protein MERGFAVVKKYADANLNLPQRATRRAAGYDFEAAEDFVLPSIWKLPFVKILVHLATKQELTATDYEEANAVLKPLLVPTGIKAYMGENEYLMIANRSSSPLKRGMILPNGVGIIDADYVDNDKNEGEIFIQMTNWGLRDVHIKKGERIGQGIFMPFLVTDNDKLQEKKERTGGFGSSGVN, encoded by the coding sequence ATGGAACGTGGATTTGCAGTAGTTAAAAAATATGCTGATGCCAATTTGAATTTGCCACAGCGTGCAACACGCCGTGCAGCCGGTTATGATTTTGAAGCGGCAGAGGATTTTGTTTTACCATCAATTTGGAAGTTGCCATTTGTCAAAATTTTGGTGCATTTGGCGACGAAGCAAGAATTGACGGCGACTGACTATGAGGAAGCAAACGCGGTTCTAAAGCCCCTCCTAGTACCGACGGGCATTAAAGCCTACATGGGCGAAAACGAGTACTTAATGATTGCGAATCGTTCATCAAGCCCACTAAAGCGTGGCATGATTTTGCCAAACGGTGTGGGCATTATTGATGCCGATTACGTTGATAATGATAAAAATGAAGGTGAAATTTTTATCCAAATGACTAACTGGGGATTGCGCGATGTTCACATCAAAAAGGGCGAACGCATCGGTCAAGGTATCTTTATGCCATTCCTAGTAACAGATAATGATAAGTTGCAAGAGAAAAAAGAACGCACGGGAGGTTTTGGTAGCTCCGGCGTTAATTAG
- a CDS encoding GNAT family N-acetyltransferase yields MEFTKEPGRLFHETDGELDAEILFPEINDGQTWSIDHTYVNPSLRGQGIAGQMLAEVVSMAEEAGVTLRPVCSYARKAFFMNPEYQKIQAKG; encoded by the coding sequence ATGGAATTTACGAAGGAACCGGGTCGACTATTTCACGAGACTGATGGGGAACTAGATGCTGAAATCTTGTTTCCCGAAATTAACGATGGCCAAACATGGTCGATTGATCACACGTATGTAAATCCAAGTTTACGCGGACAGGGAATTGCGGGACAAATGTTAGCGGAGGTTGTTTCGATGGCTGAAGAAGCCGGGGTGACATTGCGCCCAGTTTGTTCATATGCCCGAAAGGCGTTCTTTATGAATCCTGAGTATCAGAAAATTCAGGCAAAAGGTTAA
- a CDS encoding NlpC/P60 family protein, with amino-acid sequence MPYEISETNVRHLNDMGKVDAELQFAMPGEETLFRITNSFFAQRMQGARVQQTLMEMIMDKLRQNFWPVINRVVGVPYQNGGINLATGFDATGLNIYFYNHVYGLSLPGDITKQINIFNEVPADQAILGDMLVWGGKMMPTSVGIYIGGGRYITADLMTGKVVQRTIDYNWQPDMVLSVR; translated from the coding sequence ATGCCATACGAAATTTCAGAGACAAACGTTAGACACCTAAATGACATGGGTAAAGTAGATGCTGAATTGCAATTTGCCATGCCGGGCGAGGAAACGTTGTTCCGCATCACAAATTCTTTCTTTGCACAACGTATGCAGGGGGCACGCGTTCAGCAGACATTGATGGAAATGATTATGGATAAGTTGCGCCAAAACTTCTGGCCGGTGATTAACCGCGTTGTCGGTGTGCCATACCAAAACGGGGGGATTAATCTGGCGACTGGTTTTGATGCAACCGGGTTAAACATTTATTTCTATAATCATGTGTATGGCTTGTCTTTGCCTGGTGATATCACCAAGCAAATCAATATTTTCAATGAAGTGCCGGCTGATCAAGCAATTCTAGGGGATATGTTAGTCTGGGGTGGTAAAATGATGCCAACCAGTGTGGGTATTTACATTGGAGGTGGCCGATATATCACGGCTGACTTGATGACGGGGAAAGTTGTACAGCGCACGATTGATTATAATTGGCAGCCTGATATGGTGTTGTCAGTACGTTAA
- a CDS encoding LysM peptidoglycan-binding domain-containing protein, translating to MNASVKNTLLVTAGAAATLAGSAVAVSADSITVKAGDTLYALAAAHNTTVADLVSANGLSNANMIFVGQQLQLPGSNNNNAASNNANNNAANPAATGTYTVKAGDSLWAIANNHGMNLSELLSLNGLQMSSTIHPGDTLKLSGQPAADNNNQTSNDSQADSSANTQAPASNGQYTVKAGDSLWAIANSHGMSLTDLLNLNGLQATSMIHPGDILRVSGDASSANTDNNASASQNNDEANNNDYTNSGSVSTTNNTYPYGQCTWYAKGHLDWVGNWWGNAADWTTSAVNAGHHVDSTPSAGSVIWFTPGVGGVSVYGHVGVVESVNADGTITISEGNYAPGMLYHQRTISPAGHLFIHK from the coding sequence ATGAATGCATCTGTAAAGAATACATTACTAGTTACGGCCGGTGCCGCAGCGACGTTGGCTGGATCAGCGGTTGCTGTATCAGCTGACTCAATCACGGTTAAGGCGGGGGATACGTTGTACGCACTAGCTGCGGCTCACAACACGACGGTTGCAGATTTGGTTTCAGCTAACGGCTTGTCAAATGCCAACATGATCTTTGTTGGTCAACAATTGCAATTGCCTGGCTCAAACAACAACAACGCAGCATCAAACAATGCCAACAACAACGCAGCGAACCCAGCAGCAACGGGAACGTACACGGTTAAGGCAGGGGACTCATTGTGGGCCATTGCGAACAACCACGGTATGAATCTTTCAGAATTGCTTTCATTGAATGGTTTGCAAATGTCATCAACAATTCACCCAGGTGATACGTTGAAGTTGTCTGGTCAACCAGCTGCTGACAATAACAACCAAACGTCAAACGATAGCCAAGCTGACTCTTCAGCAAACACGCAAGCACCTGCTTCAAACGGCCAATACACGGTTAAGGCAGGAGACTCATTGTGGGCCATCGCAAACAGCCACGGTATGTCTTTGACTGACTTGTTGAACTTGAACGGTTTGCAAGCAACGTCAATGATTCACCCAGGCGACATCTTGCGTGTGTCAGGTGATGCGTCATCAGCAAACACTGATAACAACGCATCAGCTTCACAAAACAATGATGAAGCGAACAACAACGACTACACAAACTCAGGCTCTGTTTCAACGACAAACAACACATACCCATACGGACAATGCACGTGGTACGCCAAGGGTCACTTGGACTGGGTTGGTAACTGGTGGGGTAACGCAGCTGACTGGACAACGTCAGCTGTTAACGCCGGTCACCACGTTGATTCAACGCCAAGCGCAGGATCTGTTATCTGGTTTACGCCAGGTGTTGGTGGTGTTTCAGTCTACGGTCACGTTGGTGTCGTAGAATCAGTTAACGCCGACGGTACAATTACGATTTCTGAAGGTAACTACGCCCCAGGAATGTTGTACCACCAACGTACGATTTCACCTGCTGGTCACTTGTTCATCCACAAGTAA
- a CDS encoding zinc-binding alcohol dehydrogenase family protein, whose protein sequence is MTEFMDAVVTTANENAPLAVMNIPVPELAEKDVLVKVAAVAVNPVDAKQRDAAVTSNATRVLGFDAVGEVVAVGEKATKFKVGDRIFYAGQLGRVGSNATFQAVNEDLAALAPEKMSDAEAAALPLTFLTAYELLADKFGLEVAENAASGKALLVINGAGGVGSIMIQLAKWMGMTVIASASREETVTWVKSLGADYVVNHRDDYVAEMHMLGFDTVPYIAILHAPEPHFEQAAELIGAFGHIGAIVESVDPMPVGLIKNKAASLDWEFMFAKASYNVDMASQGDALALAAQLADKGTLRSTLTETMNGMTAENILAAQEKVAAGAVNGKLAIVF, encoded by the coding sequence ATGACTGAATTTATGGATGCTGTCGTTACGACGGCTAATGAAAACGCACCGTTGGCTGTAATGAATATTCCAGTGCCAGAATTGGCCGAGAAGGATGTACTGGTCAAGGTGGCTGCGGTTGCGGTTAACCCAGTTGACGCCAAGCAACGTGATGCTGCCGTTACAAGCAATGCAACACGCGTACTTGGTTTCGATGCAGTTGGTGAAGTGGTTGCTGTGGGTGAAAAGGCAACGAAGTTTAAGGTGGGTGACCGCATTTTCTATGCCGGACAATTGGGTCGTGTTGGGTCTAATGCGACGTTCCAAGCGGTTAATGAGGATTTGGCGGCATTGGCACCTGAAAAGATGTCTGATGCAGAAGCCGCTGCATTGCCTTTGACTTTCCTAACAGCATACGAGCTACTTGCAGATAAGTTTGGCCTTGAGGTGGCTGAGAACGCTGCCTCAGGTAAGGCGTTGCTTGTGATTAACGGTGCTGGTGGTGTTGGATCAATCATGATTCAATTGGCCAAGTGGATGGGCATGACCGTGATTGCCTCAGCGTCACGCGAAGAAACGGTGACATGGGTAAAGTCCCTTGGTGCAGATTATGTGGTTAACCACCGCGATGATTATGTTGCTGAGATGCACATGTTGGGCTTTGATACAGTGCCTTACATTGCCATTTTGCACGCACCAGAGCCACACTTTGAACAAGCAGCTGAGCTTATCGGGGCATTTGGACACATCGGGGCGATTGTTGAGTCAGTTGACCCAATGCCAGTTGGGTTGATTAAGAATAAAGCAGCTTCATTGGACTGGGAGTTCATGTTCGCAAAGGCTAGCTACAATGTTGATATGGCGTCACAAGGTGATGCGTTGGCACTAGCTGCGCAATTGGCAGACAAGGGAACGCTCCGTTCAACGTTGACGGAAACGATGAATGGCATGACAGCAGAAAATATTCTCGCTGCGCAGGAAAAGGTTGCTGCTGGGGCCGTAAATGGTAAGCTAGCGATTGTATTTTAA
- the budA gene encoding acetolactate decarboxylase yields MAVVFQHSTLAALMAGLLGGTMRAGDLLEHGDTGIGTLHGVDGEVIILDGEVYQADQTGKVNHITDMDAMIPFATVHNNNDATETVTLQNVDMDHINVIDERKLANNFSAIVLRGDFEHVKVRVAPKASEPFPSLLELSENQPVFDRDNVSGTLVGYYSPELYHGVVAAGWHVHFLSDDREFGGHVLEFNAKELSGELTIFADYELHLPIENKAFREHSLDMNGLDDAIHAAEGSKKD; encoded by the coding sequence ATGGCAGTCGTTTTTCAACACAGTACATTAGCAGCACTTATGGCCGGTCTTTTGGGCGGTACGATGCGTGCTGGGGATTTGCTTGAGCATGGTGACACGGGAATTGGTACGTTGCACGGTGTCGATGGTGAAGTCATCATCCTCGATGGTGAAGTTTATCAAGCTGACCAAACGGGAAAGGTTAATCACATCACAGATATGGATGCGATGATTCCATTTGCAACGGTGCACAACAATAACGATGCAACTGAAACCGTGACGTTGCAAAACGTTGATATGGATCACATTAACGTGATTGATGAGCGTAAATTGGCCAACAACTTTTCAGCCATTGTCTTGCGTGGTGATTTTGAACACGTGAAGGTTCGTGTGGCACCAAAGGCATCTGAGCCGTTTCCGTCATTGCTTGAGCTATCAGAAAATCAACCGGTGTTTGACCGTGACAATGTGTCTGGTACGCTTGTCGGCTACTACTCACCAGAGTTGTATCATGGTGTGGTTGCCGCTGGATGGCACGTGCACTTCCTAAGTGATGATCGCGAGTTTGGTGGCCACGTCTTGGAATTTAACGCCAAGGAATTGTCAGGTGAGCTCACAATCTTCGCTGATTACGAATTGCATTTGCCAATTGAAAACAAAGCCTTTCGTGAACACAGCCTTGATATGAATGGCCTAGATGATGCGATTCACGCAGCTGAAGGTAGCAAGAAGGATTAG
- the alsS gene encoding acetolactate synthase AlsS has product MSEIKKYGADLVVDSLNNHGVDLVFGIPGAKIDRLFETLEHPAEGAVSPKLVVTRHEQNAAFMAQGFARITGKTGVVIATSGPGVGNLASGLMTASAENDPVLAIGGQVPRKDLYRLTHQSTPAAALFEPITNYSVEIQDPNNISEILSNAIAQANGPKPGAAFVSLPQDVDDAVVDAKALPQVAPARMGSAAIDDIAWLAEQIKQAEMPVLLVGARGSDDATTDALHELLTQTTLPVVETYQGAGVISRDLEEKTFFGRIGFFRNQVGDQLLAQSDLVVTVGYDAIEYEPRNWNKDANLRIVALDTAAVQIDNNFTPERQLVGALADTLSVLKDKVAGYELPVASQNKLAELKAALRAADEPKYTPADAGLNHPLNVIKSLQNHMTDEMTLTSDIGSHYLWLGRHFKSYVPRHFLISNGMQTLGVGLPWAMVAAMVRPNAKAVSVSGDGGFFFSGVELATAVQMNLNTVHIVWQDNHHYDMVKFQEEMKYDGKSAGVKIADIDIVKFAEAAGAKGLRVDTPDQLDAVLDEAFATEGPVVVEVPVDYSHNYELMSQLIESEI; this is encoded by the coding sequence ATGTCTGAGATTAAGAAGTACGGTGCCGACTTAGTTGTCGACAGTTTGAACAACCACGGCGTTGATTTGGTATTTGGTATTCCAGGTGCCAAGATTGACCGTTTGTTTGAAACTTTGGAGCACCCAGCTGAAGGCGCAGTTTCACCAAAGTTGGTTGTTACGCGTCACGAACAAAACGCTGCCTTTATGGCTCAAGGTTTTGCCCGTATTACTGGTAAGACTGGTGTTGTTATCGCAACGTCAGGTCCTGGAGTTGGAAACTTGGCATCAGGTTTGATGACGGCTAGCGCTGAAAACGATCCCGTTTTGGCCATTGGTGGTCAAGTGCCACGTAAGGATTTGTACCGTTTGACGCACCAAAGCACGCCAGCAGCTGCTTTGTTTGAGCCAATTACGAATTACTCTGTTGAAATTCAAGACCCAAACAACATTTCAGAAATCTTGTCTAATGCGATTGCACAAGCTAATGGTCCAAAGCCAGGAGCAGCTTTCGTTTCATTGCCACAAGACGTTGATGATGCGGTTGTTGACGCCAAGGCATTGCCACAAGTAGCTCCTGCCCGTATGGGTTCAGCTGCGATTGATGACATTGCTTGGTTGGCTGAACAAATCAAGCAAGCAGAAATGCCTGTTTTGTTGGTCGGTGCCCGTGGTTCTGACGATGCAACGACGGATGCTTTGCACGAATTGTTGACGCAAACGACTTTGCCGGTTGTTGAGACGTACCAAGGTGCTGGTGTTATCTCACGTGATTTGGAAGAGAAGACGTTCTTTGGACGTATCGGATTCTTCCGTAACCAAGTGGGTGACCAATTGTTGGCGCAATCAGACTTGGTTGTGACGGTTGGTTATGATGCCATTGAATACGAGCCACGTAACTGGAACAAGGATGCTAACTTGCGCATCGTTGCTTTGGATACGGCAGCTGTTCAAATTGATAATAACTTCACGCCAGAGCGTCAATTGGTTGGTGCCTTGGCTGATACGTTGTCAGTTTTGAAGGATAAGGTTGCTGGTTACGAGTTGCCAGTTGCCTCACAAAACAAGTTGGCTGAGTTGAAGGCTGCTTTGCGCGCCGCAGACGAGCCAAAGTACACGCCAGCTGATGCCGGTTTGAACCACCCATTGAACGTTATCAAGTCATTGCAAAACCACATGACGGATGAGATGACGTTGACGTCAGATATTGGATCACACTACTTGTGGTTGGGACGTCACTTTAAGTCATACGTGCCACGTCACTTCTTGATCTCAAACGGTATGCAAACGCTTGGTGTTGGATTGCCATGGGCCATGGTTGCCGCAATGGTTCGTCCTAACGCTAAGGCTGTGTCTGTTTCAGGAGACGGTGGATTCTTCTTCTCTGGTGTTGAGTTGGCTACGGCCGTACAAATGAACTTGAACACGGTTCACATTGTTTGGCAAGATAACCACCACTATGACATGGTTAAGTTCCAAGAAGAAATGAAGTACGACGGTAAGTCAGCTGGTGTTAAGATTGCGGATATCGACATCGTGAAGTTTGCTGAAGCAGCTGGTGCCAAGGGATTGCGTGTTGACACGCCTGACCAATTGGATGCTGTTTTGGATGAAGCATTTGCGACTGAAGGACCAGTTGTTGTGGAAGTTCCTGTTGATTACTCACACAACTACGAATTGATGTCACAATTGATTGAATCAGAAATTTAA
- a CDS encoding L-lactate dehydrogenase, whose amino-acid sequence MAQHHQKVVLVGDGAVGSSYAFALMQQGIAEELVIVDIMKERTEGDALDLEDAAPWTFNKNVYSGSYDDAKDADLVVITAGAPQKPGETRLDLVDKNLKIIKSIVSPIVESGFNGIFLVAANPVDILTMAVQKFSGFPKNRVFGSGTSLDTARLRMALAKKFNVSPEAVDAYILGEHGDSEFANFDEAQIGGRPLKVWAAEAGISDEDLDQILYETAHKAYEIINRKGATFYGIGTSLARITRAIFRDEKMVLPVGAWMDGQYGLNDIYIGTPAVIGANGVEAVVEATLSEEEAAKMAASAKTLKEVAEGGFARLEA is encoded by the coding sequence ATGGCACAACACCACCAAAAGGTTGTTCTTGTCGGAGACGGTGCGGTTGGATCATCATACGCATTTGCTTTGATGCAACAAGGTATCGCCGAGGAATTGGTTATCGTTGACATTATGAAGGAGCGCACTGAAGGTGACGCATTGGACTTGGAGGACGCTGCTCCTTGGACGTTCAACAAGAACGTTTACTCAGGTTCATACGACGATGCTAAGGACGCCGATTTGGTTGTTATTACGGCCGGTGCCCCACAAAAGCCAGGTGAGACGCGTTTGGACTTGGTTGACAAGAACTTGAAGATCATCAAGTCAATCGTGTCACCAATCGTTGAATCAGGATTTAACGGTATCTTCTTGGTTGCTGCTAACCCAGTTGACATCTTGACGATGGCCGTACAAAAGTTCTCTGGTTTCCCAAAGAACCGTGTATTCGGATCAGGTACGTCATTGGACACTGCACGTTTGCGTATGGCATTGGCTAAGAAGTTCAACGTTTCTCCAGAAGCCGTTGATGCTTACATCTTGGGTGAGCACGGTGACTCAGAGTTCGCTAACTTTGACGAAGCGCAAATCGGTGGACGTCCTTTGAAGGTTTGGGCTGCAGAAGCAGGTATCTCAGACGAAGATTTGGACCAAATCTTGTACGAGACTGCCCACAAGGCATACGAAATCATCAACCGTAAGGGCGCAACGTTCTACGGAATCGGAACGTCATTGGCTCGCATCACGCGTGCTATCTTCCGTGATGAGAAGATGGTATTGCCTGTTGGTGCTTGGATGGACGGTCAATACGGTTTGAACGACATCTACATCGGAACGCCAGCCGTTATCGGTGCAAACGGTGTTGAAGCTGTTGTTGAAGCAACGTTGTCAGAAGAAGAAGCTGCTAAGATGGCTGCTTCAGCTAAGACGTTGAAGGAAGTCGCTGAAGGTGGCTTCGCACGTTTGGAAGCTTAA